One Micavibrio aeruginosavorus ARL-13 genomic window carries:
- a CDS encoding long-chain-fatty-acid--CoA ligase produces the protein MSVETISPASSSAQYPWLSHYPQGLNWGCDIDMGPVPAMLDKTVAAHGAWPGIDFMGKVWSWADIGAQVDALAKAFQDMGVVKGTRIGMFLPNCPTFIVGYYAALKAGATVVNFNPLYTPRELKHQIEDSGTTIMLTLDLQMLHQKMDEMLKTSSLQKLVVARFTDILPFPKSLLFPIFKAKDKAKIAPSDKIVWLHEITAGGGKPAPVSIDPMNDIAVLQYTGGTTGTPKGAALTHANVTANAHQCSLWLGGHGGDGQQRMMGVLPFFHVFAMTAVMNFSVRSAFEIIIPAPRFELDITLKAIDKKKPHYFPAVPAIYNGINNHPKLAEFDLKSLRYCISGGAPLPVEVKKAFERNTGCVVVEGYGLTESAPVVCVNPIVGANKAGSIGMPVPGTIVEIVSTEDGVSLVKQGERGELCVRGPQVMKGYWNKPEETDLVLKGGRLHTGDVATMDQEGYVYIVDRIKDLIITNGYNVYPRNVEEAIYLHTGVEECIVAGVPDDERGEAVKAWIKPKAGVTLTEKDMLAFLADKISKIEMPRHMEIRETPLPKTMIGKLSRKDILAEEKAKREAA, from the coding sequence ATGTCTGTTGAAACCATCTCGCCTGCATCGTCCTCTGCGCAATATCCGTGGTTGTCGCATTATCCGCAGGGATTGAACTGGGGCTGTGACATCGATATGGGGCCCGTACCGGCCATGCTCGACAAAACCGTGGCGGCGCATGGTGCCTGGCCCGGCATTGATTTCATGGGCAAGGTCTGGAGCTGGGCCGACATCGGCGCGCAGGTGGATGCGCTGGCCAAGGCGTTTCAGGATATGGGCGTGGTCAAGGGCACGCGCATCGGTATGTTCCTGCCCAATTGCCCGACCTTTATCGTCGGCTATTATGCCGCGTTGAAGGCGGGCGCGACGGTGGTGAATTTTAACCCGCTCTATACGCCGCGTGAATTGAAGCACCAGATCGAAGACAGCGGCACGACCATCATGCTGACGCTGGATCTGCAGATGCTGCACCAGAAGATGGACGAGATGTTGAAAACATCATCGTTGCAAAAACTGGTTGTGGCACGCTTTACCGACATTCTGCCCTTCCCGAAAAGCCTGCTCTTCCCGATTTTCAAGGCCAAGGACAAGGCGAAAATCGCACCGAGTGACAAGATTGTCTGGCTGCATGAAATCACGGCCGGCGGTGGTAAACCCGCCCCGGTGTCCATTGATCCGATGAACGATATCGCCGTGTTGCAATATACCGGTGGCACGACGGGCACGCCCAAGGGCGCGGCCCTGACCCATGCCAACGTGACGGCCAACGCCCATCAATGCAGCCTGTGGCTGGGTGGGCATGGTGGTGACGGGCAACAACGCATGATGGGCGTCCTGCCGTTCTTCCACGTGTTCGCCATGACCGCCGTGATGAATTTCAGCGTGCGCTCCGCCTTTGAAATCATCATCCCGGCGCCGCGTTTTGAGCTGGATATCACGCTGAAGGCGATTGATAAGAAAAAGCCGCATTATTTCCCGGCCGTTCCGGCGATTTATAACGGCATCAACAACCACCCGAAACTGGCGGAATTCGACCTGAAATCCCTGCGTTATTGCATTTCGGGTGGCGCGCCGTTGCCGGTCGAGGTGAAAAAGGCGTTCGAACGCAACACCGGTTGTGTTGTGGTTGAGGGGTACGGCCTGACGGAATCCGCTCCGGTCGTGTGCGTCAACCCGATCGTCGGCGCGAACAAGGCCGGATCGATCGGTATGCCGGTTCCGGGCACGATCGTTGAGATCGTCAGCACCGAAGACGGTGTGTCGCTGGTGAAACAGGGCGAGCGCGGCGAATTGTGCGTGCGCGGCCCGCAGGTGATGAAGGGCTACTGGAACAAACCGGAAGAAACCGATCTGGTTCTCAAAGGTGGTCGCCTGCACACCGGTGACGTCGCCACGATGGATCAGGAAGGCTATGTCTACATCGTAGACCGGATCAAGGATCTGATCATCACCAACGGCTATAATGTCTATCCCCGCAATGTCGAGGAAGCGATCTACCTGCACACGGGCGTCGAGGAGTGCATCGTCGCCGGTGTTCCGGATGATGAACGCGGCGAGGCGGTGAAAGCATGGATCAAGCCGAAGGCTGGTGTAACATTGACCGAAAAAGACATGCTGGCGTTTCTGGCGGACAAAATTTCCAAAATCGAAATGCCCCGCCACATGGAAATCCGCGAAACCCCACTGCCGAAAACCATGATCGGAAAATTGTCGCGCAAAGATATTCTGGCCGAGGAAAAGGCCAAACGCGAAGCGGCGTAA
- a CDS encoding cold shock domain-containing protein, which produces MSHFVGNSEDGFQTDTLPAVRAKLKWFNGPKGFGFVVPDGEDIDAFLHVTTLQRAGATALGDGADLMCRIKRGPRGAMVTEVTEILDLGALPETAMPTSAPRMPQSGGPSISDHAGPEKGVTMDGTVKWYKPEKGFGFIIPEDQAKDVFIHKACLERHGLMGLEPGQRVRMQVRAVAKGREVIDFELMDG; this is translated from the coding sequence ATGAGTCACTTTGTTGGTAATAGTGAAGACGGTTTTCAAACAGACACCCTGCCCGCTGTGCGTGCCAAATTAAAATGGTTCAACGGACCGAAGGGCTTTGGGTTTGTCGTGCCCGATGGCGAAGACATTGACGCCTTTCTGCATGTCACGACGTTACAGCGCGCGGGCGCAACGGCTCTGGGTGATGGGGCCGACCTGATGTGCCGGATTAAACGCGGCCCGCGCGGCGCCATGGTGACCGAGGTCACAGAAATTCTTGATCTGGGAGCCCTGCCGGAAACTGCAATGCCGACCAGCGCGCCACGCATGCCTCAATCCGGCGGCCCGTCGATCAGCGATCACGCCGGACCGGAAAAGGGCGTGACCATGGACGGCACCGTGAAATGGTACAAGCCGGAAAAAGGTTTCGGGTTCATCATTCCAGAAGATCAAGCCAAGGACGTTTTCATTCACAAAGCCTGCCTGGAACGCCACGGCCTCATGGGATTGGAACCGGGCCAACGCGTCCGCATGCAGGTGCGCGCCGTGGCCAAGGGCCGCGAAGTCATTGATTTCGAATTGATGGATGGCTAA
- a CDS encoding GcrA family cell cycle regulator — protein sequence MSWTEERVSLLKQLWGEGKSAAEIAKALGGGLTRNAVIGKAHRLKLSNRVSPIQQNSKTPDAAPIAVKATVRVVEETAAPVRAAARVAIAIPQAANNGKGVSMVELKDRMCRWPVGDPKDSNFHFCGCSSEAGLPYCGAHAKIAYQAPSRSRQLNAEDFEREGSAVHAEEELKDVVRA from the coding sequence ATGAGCTGGACCGAAGAACGCGTATCTCTTCTAAAACAGCTGTGGGGCGAGGGGAAGTCCGCGGCGGAAATTGCGAAAGCCTTGGGCGGGGGATTGACTCGCAACGCCGTGATCGGCAAGGCGCACCGCCTGAAACTCTCCAACCGTGTATCCCCCATTCAACAAAATAGCAAAACGCCTGATGCTGCTCCGATCGCTGTGAAAGCGACGGTGCGTGTTGTGGAAGAGACGGCCGCGCCCGTGCGTGCCGCCGCGCGCGTTGCGATTGCCATTCCCCAAGCCGCCAATAACGGCAAGGGTGTCAGCATGGTTGAGTTGAAGGATCGCATGTGCCGCTGGCCGGTTGGCGACCCGAAAGATTCCAACTTCCACTTCTGTGGCTGTTCTTCCGAAGCCGGTCTGCCCTATTGCGGTGCGCACGCGAAGATCGCCTACCAGGCCCCAAGCCGTTCCCGCCAGCTGAACGCCGAGGATTTCGAACGCGAAGGCAGCGCGGTGCACGCCGAAGAAGAATTGAAAGACGTCGTGCGGGCGTAA
- the era gene encoding GTPase Era, which produces MTERCGFVAIIGAPNAGKSTLINRMVGAKVSIVNRKVQTTRINVRGIVMMDDDATQIILIDTPGIFSPKRRLDRAMVAAAWNGEADADITALLIDASKEGFDKDTRALLDTIEKRVKDGAVGDRKIILLLNKIDQMPADQLLKISAELNDRIPFTATFMISGLKGRGVQDVLDWISKNIPEGPHHYPGDQLSDLPERLLAAEITREKIYDNLHQELPYAATVETETWESFDDGSVKISQIIYLAREAHKPIILGKGGSRLKTIGMQSRKELESLLECRVHLKLFVKVKENWMDDPDRYSVWGLDPGA; this is translated from the coding sequence ATGACCGAACGTTGTGGCTTCGTTGCCATCATTGGCGCCCCGAATGCGGGCAAATCAACCCTGATCAACCGGATGGTCGGGGCCAAGGTTTCCATCGTCAATCGCAAGGTGCAAACAACCCGCATCAATGTGCGCGGCATTGTCATGATGGATGATGATGCAACGCAGATTATCCTGATCGACACGCCGGGTATTTTTTCGCCCAAGCGCCGCCTGGATCGCGCCATGGTCGCCGCCGCATGGAACGGTGAAGCGGATGCGGATATTACCGCCCTGCTGATTGATGCGTCGAAGGAGGGGTTTGATAAAGACACCCGCGCGTTGCTGGACACCATCGAAAAACGGGTTAAGGATGGCGCGGTAGGGGATCGGAAAATCATCCTGCTGCTGAATAAAATCGACCAGATGCCTGCCGATCAATTGCTGAAAATCAGTGCGGAATTGAATGATCGTATCCCTTTTACGGCAACCTTCATGATCTCTGGCCTGAAAGGGCGCGGGGTTCAGGATGTTCTGGACTGGATTTCAAAAAACATTCCGGAAGGCCCGCACCATTATCCGGGTGATCAATTATCGGATTTGCCTGAACGCCTGCTGGCGGCGGAAATCACCCGCGAAAAAATCTACGACAATTTGCATCAGGAATTGCCCTACGCCGCCACGGTGGAAACGGAAACGTGGGAAAGCTTTGATGATGGCAGTGTGAAGATTTCACAAATCATCTATCTGGCCCGCGAGGCACACAAACCGATCATTCTGGGCAAGGGTGGCTCGCGATTGAAGACGATTGGCATGCAATCGCGTAAAGAGCTGGAATCCCTGCTGGAGTGCCGCGTGCATTTGAAATTGTTCGTCAAAGTGAAAGAAAACTGGATGGATGATCCGGATCGTTACAGCGTCTGGGGGTTGGATCCCGGCGCGTAA
- the rnc gene encoding ribonuclease III, with protein sequence MAGAPDMDQAMNDLQDRLNHRFSNPDLLRAALTHSSTGAAVNYERLEFLGDRVMGLALARFLFDIFPHENEGDLARRHAALVSGSTLARVAKGINLGDALHLSHAERAAGGAENDNILSDVVEAMIGALYLDAGLDPCMSAIQSLWGDLLQADLTPPRDPKTALQEWAQGQGHPLPRYTMIERSGPDHAPIFTVSVFVEGFDEVAEQGTSRRAAEKAAATRLLNIIEKDNRS encoded by the coding sequence ATGGCGGGTGCACCCGACATGGATCAGGCCATGAACGATCTGCAGGATCGTTTGAACCATCGTTTTTCCAATCCGGATTTATTGCGCGCGGCGCTGACCCATTCATCGACGGGTGCGGCGGTGAATTATGAACGCCTGGAATTTCTGGGCGACCGGGTCATGGGGTTGGCCTTGGCGCGGTTTCTGTTTGATATTTTTCCGCATGAAAACGAAGGCGACCTGGCCCGCCGCCATGCGGCGTTGGTCTCGGGATCAACATTGGCGCGTGTGGCGAAAGGCATCAATTTGGGTGATGCGCTGCATTTGTCCCATGCCGAACGCGCCGCGGGTGGGGCAGAGAATGACAATATTCTGTCCGATGTGGTCGAGGCGATGATCGGGGCTCTGTATCTGGATGCCGGTCTGGACCCTTGCATGTCGGCCATTCAATCCCTGTGGGGTGACTTGTTGCAGGCGGATCTGACCCCGCCGCGCGACCCGAAAACCGCCCTGCAGGAATGGGCGCAGGGGCAGGGGCATCCACTGCCGCGTTATACGATGATCGAACGCTCTGGCCCGGACCACGCGCCGATTTTTACAGTGTCAGTCTTTGTCGAAGGGTTCGACGAAGTGGCAGAACAGGGCACATCCCGCCGTGCGGCGGAAAAAGCGGCGGCGACCCGTCTGCTGAACATCATAGAAAAGGATAATCGTTCATGA